In Quadrisphaera sp. RL12-1S, a single genomic region encodes these proteins:
- a CDS encoding class I SAM-dependent methyltransferase yields MPASPAPRHPVGRPTRGTTGTNRLRRLDRWLTGPGAALLRSADDPLVVDLGYGASHTTTAELAARLRVVRPDVEVVGLEIDPERVRAAAEGLRRAGLNGTGVRFARGGFELGAPGVLGGRRPVVVRAANVLRQYPVEEVAPAWRLVASRLAPGGVLLDATCDEVGRRAAWVVVDDDGAPRSLVLSLRLAGLERPGVVAERLPKALIERNVPGEPVHAWLAALDDAWAREAPLAVFGARQRFAAAVARVRGDGWPVRGRPARWRLGEVSVDAPAVGL; encoded by the coding sequence GTGCCCGCCTCGCCCGCTCCGCGGCACCCCGTGGGCAGGCCCACCCGCGGGACCACGGGCACCAACCGGCTGCGGCGCCTCGACAGGTGGCTCACCGGGCCCGGGGCCGCGCTGCTGCGCTCCGCGGACGACCCCCTCGTCGTCGACCTGGGCTACGGCGCCTCCCACACCACCACGGCGGAGCTCGCCGCGCGCCTGCGGGTGGTGCGGCCCGACGTCGAGGTGGTCGGGCTCGAGATCGACCCCGAGCGCGTGCGGGCCGCCGCCGAGGGGCTCCGGCGGGCCGGCCTGAACGGGACGGGGGTGCGGTTCGCGCGGGGCGGCTTCGAGCTGGGGGCGCCGGGCGTGCTGGGCGGTCGGCGCCCGGTGGTGGTGCGGGCGGCCAACGTGCTGCGCCAGTACCCGGTCGAGGAGGTGGCGCCCGCCTGGCGGCTCGTCGCGTCCCGGCTGGCGCCGGGCGGGGTCCTGCTGGACGCCACGTGCGACGAGGTCGGGCGCCGGGCCGCGTGGGTCGTCGTCGACGACGACGGCGCGCCGCGCTCCCTGGTGCTGTCGCTGCGCCTGGCCGGTCTGGAGCGCCCCGGCGTGGTGGCCGAGCGGCTCCCCAAGGCGCTCATCGAGCGGAACGTGCCGGGTGAGCCGGTGCACGCGTGGCTGGCGGCCCTGGACGACGCGTGGGCGAGGGAGGCGCCGCTGGCGGTGTTCGGCGCGCGGCAGCGGTTCGCCGCGGCGGTGGCCCGGGTCCGCGGCGACGGCTGGCCCGTGCGGGGCCGGCCCGCGCGCTGGCGGCTCGGGGAGGTCTCGGTGGACGCGCCGGCGGTGGGCCTCTAG
- a CDS encoding DUF2516 family protein codes for MDLIGAGQGIILLVLGLAALALEVWALVQAIRFRKDAYPAAGKQTKVLWVTLTAVGAAVGFVSFQNPLGFLSIIAVAIAAIFLVSVLPALRSVQGPGGRTSNGPYGGW; via the coding sequence GTGGACCTCATCGGCGCCGGTCAGGGCATCATCCTCCTCGTGCTCGGCCTCGCCGCGCTCGCCCTGGAGGTGTGGGCGCTGGTCCAGGCCATCAGGTTCCGCAAGGACGCCTACCCGGCGGCCGGCAAGCAGACCAAGGTGCTCTGGGTGACGCTGACCGCGGTCGGCGCCGCCGTCGGCTTCGTGTCGTTCCAGAACCCGCTCGGCTTCCTGTCGATCATCGCGGTGGCGATCGCCGCGATCTTCCTCGTCAGCGTGCTCCCCGCGCTGCGCTCGGTGCAGGGCCCGGGCGGGCGCACCTCCAACGGCCCCTACGGGGGCTGGTGA
- the dtd gene encoding D-aminoacyl-tRNA deacylase, protein MRAVVQRASSGRVVVDGQEVAALDGPGLVVLVGVSVEDGPDDAAQVARKVADLRVLRGELSAVDAGAPVIVVSQFTLLADTRKGRRPTWAGAARGDVAEPLVAAVVGALRERGLRVGTGVFGADMAVELVNDGPVTILLDTRSPA, encoded by the coding sequence GTGAGGGCGGTGGTGCAGCGCGCCTCCTCGGGGCGCGTGGTGGTGGACGGCCAGGAGGTGGCCGCCCTCGACGGGCCCGGCCTCGTGGTGCTCGTGGGCGTCTCGGTCGAGGACGGACCCGACGACGCCGCCCAGGTGGCCCGCAAGGTGGCCGACCTGCGGGTGCTGCGCGGGGAGCTGTCCGCCGTCGACGCCGGCGCCCCCGTCATCGTCGTCAGCCAGTTCACGCTGCTCGCCGACACCCGCAAGGGCCGGCGCCCCACCTGGGCGGGAGCGGCCCGCGGCGACGTGGCCGAGCCGCTGGTCGCCGCCGTGGTCGGGGCCCTGCGCGAGCGCGGCCTGAGGGTCGGCACGGGGGTTTTCGGGGCCGACATGGCGGTGGAGCTGGTGAACGACGGTCCGGTCACGATCCTGCTCGACACGCGCTCTCCGGCCTGA